TCTCTTTCGTATTGTTTTCACCATGACctatttgttatttatatttatattgcatACTTGTTTTATATGCTTGATTTCaatctaaaatttattatatgtcTTTACCTTCACAATGTAGGAATAAGGGTGCGTTCACACCACCCTCCCTAAATTTCATTTGTGAAATTATCcatatatgttgttgttggttcaAGTTACACGAACACTATAATGATGAAGGTATGATAATTAGGATTGTAGTAACAtagcaaaaaattattttattcttaattaaatatttcgAGTTTGAGTCCCTCTTTGAAAAGAGAATTTACCCTCCAATATAAGATTTTCTAATTTACTCTGACTCCTATATGGACATCAAATATCGataaagaactttttttttttaaaaaaaaagtagggaTAGGGTGGATGGGAGGAGTGGGAGATTTAAGTTGAAGAGTCAAATGTATTACTACCCCTAGTAGAAGTAGATTTGAGATACCCCCACCCTAAAAGTGTAATTGGTTTCCAAAAATGAAACTAATGATCCAACAATTCATATGCACGTGTGCTGCATATTTCAGTCAAagttaaaagaaagaaaagattcATCGAGCAATGTGACAAAACATTCAACACATAGGTAACTGGATTTGACATAAAATACACAAAGTGCAATGCCTGGCTATTGCTAGCCTCGTCACCTCTTAACTCGTTTTTCATTTAACTATTCATAAATCTTACAAAATGTGAATAATATATGTGTCCTCTTCAACCTAcctcataattattttttctttctattctaATCGTTTTAATTGAAGATCAACAGTAGTAATTATTTGTAAATCATTGCAATACATCGAACATCCTTAAATGTTTGATATTCGTAGTTTAGATTTGACACAAACGTGTGcataaagtatatatattatcttttcctatatatttatataaaagtaatagtcAGAATCTCTGTTCTTTGATGTGATTAGAGTAGTGGAAGTTTATCTCATCATCTATAAGCATCCAATCTAATCATTTTTAGCGATTTATAACATAATTGCTTTGTCTCCACAGTAAAATGTCCAAAAAGATAAGATAATATTATCAAAATcgtcaatcatataataaataacaaatatgcAGAGTTTAGTAATTCCATCTTGTAGTAAAATTAATTGTGTCACttttaatacatgaataaacCAGGCGACCGGTGAATTATGAAGAAACATAGTGTACAAAAAGTTCCAAGTTTACAAGAAATTTTTCAAGTACAAAATCTCAGACAACTACTACAGGATTCAGTCTAGGAATTTCAAACTTGCAGTTAGGATTGAACTGAAAACATTACTCCCTTACCCCACTATTCTGTGTGTGTGTCCACTTAAATTCACATGGTAACCAAAATATGTGTCCTTTAGTGACTTAAGTAATTCCTTTTAGTTCAGCAGATCTATTTGATGAACATATATACATGTGAACCACTTAGTgcctttaatttatatttacattttattCTACCCTTCTAATAGGGTGGTGTGCATGTGCTTCTTTCGCTTAACAcaatgtataaattttttttaattaaagttgTTTAAATATACGCATCAATACCCTAATGATTAAGGAAATAAAACagatcattctttttaactACTGCTGCTGAATTGTTACTTTGTTTTCATCCGATTTAACAATTAACATTCATACACACATGACCTGACCACAAAGGGATGAAAACAAAAACTTAACTGCCAATTTTTTGCTTTCTTAAACAAATAGCTAATAACCAAAAAGGAGTCGGTGATcacattaaaaaaagaagaagttggAGACTCTTCAGATCTTGACTAGCCATTTAAGTCAATTGGTTTGCATGAAATACAAGTTGCACTAAAACTTACTTCCCTCGGTGAAatgttaaaaatacttttaaaaattattttgtacagtgtattaaaaagaaatatatatgtattactCGTTAATTATAGATTTTGAATTCGAGTACTGAGTCATATCCCAAATGTGACTTTGAAgcacaaatttcaaatttaggagattgaaatgaagaaaataaataaaataactctGCAGTAAAAGACACTGCTATTTATGAAGTTTTTGTTACCCGAGGCTCAGAAACACTGACCTTTTTCCTTTGTAGGGCGTGGGGTTTTAACGTATTAGGCCACCTCCCTACCACAAATCCctctatatttcttttttaaatttatctattcATATAAATCATTAGTTTCGATTAATCaagatttatattatttgatatttgaaaataatcaatattaatattatttaataattgaaAAGTACTTATCTCATTAGATTTTTAGCAAAATAAGCCAGATAAAATCTTCGTAATATTAACAATTACACTGATTCAAgtttatatcaaataaataaatataactgtactaaattatgttatttaaaaaatttaaattacgaGAATTTTTGATTAAAGATCACGAAAAAACCCATCGAACCACAAGGTTAGTGGTCCCTGTGTCCTTTTTAAGTGGGAAAAAAACCCATCTCCTGTTGATGTAGGAGAGTCTATATAAACAGAGCACACGCTTGGCTAAACTAATATGACTCTCTTGTGAAGTATAAAGGCAAGTATAGAAGTCCATACCATTTAGACTACAAGTCTGTCTGTGAGGTGGTGTTGGTAacttcttttgaaattttgaggtgCATCAATGGCcttcttcttaatttttctttcatccTTTTTTGGCCTATGTATCTTTTGTACTGCTTTATTAAGATGGAATCAAGTCAAGTATAGCAACAAAAACTTGCCCCCTGGTACTATGGGTTGGCCACTTTTTGGTGAAACTACTGAGTTTCTTAAACTTGGTCCAAGTTTCATGAAAAACCAAAGAGCCAGGTAAATCTCGATAGTTCAATCATTTATATGATAAGCCACTGTGTGTTCACATAAATTCTGATAATAATTTTGTTGTGTTATCAGATATGGGAGTTTTTTTAAATCACACATACTTGGTTGTCCAACAATTGTTTCAATGGATCCAGAACTGAATAGATATATACTAGTGAATGAAGCAAAAGGACTGGTCCCAGGATACCCACAGTCTATGATAGATATTTTAGGAAAATGTAATATTGCAGCTGTCAATGGTTCAGCTCACAAGTACATGAGGGGTGCATTGTTATCCCTAATTAGCCCTACAATGATCAGAGACCAACTTTTGCCTAAAATTGATGAGTTTATGAGATCCCACTTAACCAATTGGGATAATAAAGTTATTGACATTCAAGAAAAAACCAATAAGGTCAGTTACTAACTCATGTCTTTTtgccaaatttatttttttttcctctgtTTTTTTCCTCTGTTCTTATATGAGTTTTCAATCAGATGGCATTTCTATCATCGTTGAAGCAAATTGCTGGGATTGAATCTACCTCTTTAGCTCAAGAATTCATGTCTGAATTTTTCAATCTAGTGCTAGGCACTCTTTCACTACCTATCAATCTTCCAAACACCAACTATCATCGCGGATTTCAGGTAGAATTTCATAATACTATATCAGTGttatttatgatgttatttGAGAGCATCTAATAATCTAGGAAAAATATCTTTCAGGCAAGGAAAACTATCGTGAACTTATTACAAACACTCATAGAAGAGAGAAGAGCTTCAAAGGAAATTCAACATGATATGCTTGGTTACCTGATGAATGAAGAAGCAACACGATTCAAATTAACAGATGATGAGATGATTGATTTAATTATAACTATTTTGTACTCTGGATATGAAACTGTTTCCACTACTTCTATGATGGCTGTTAAATATCTTCATGATCATCCAaaagttcttgaagaacttaGAGTaagttcaaaaaaatttaaaatcaattaattaactacattgctattttaattttttcttaattttataaccttattttttgttattctgCAGAAAGAACACATGGctataagagaaaagaaaaaacctCAGGATCCTATCGATTACAACGATTACAAGTCAATGCGGTTCACACGAGCTGTAAGCGTCTAATATAAATTACATCGATAGTGTATCATCAGTGTATATGAAATAAATCAGCATATTAAATCTAtacctatatatttttttgattgtgCAGGTGATTTTAGAGACATCCAGGTTAGCAACAATAGTAAATGGGGTTTTGAGAAAAACAACTCAAGATATGGAAATAAATGGTAAGGATTATTACATAGAAAATCTCATGCAtgttaaattaatgttttttaacCATCGATCGTTTTGTAAGTCATTCAAAGAATATCTATATACGAGTTTCGTTTAAATGTGGTCTTAAAAATACCAAATTAAGATGGCCTGATGATTTAACCTtccaattattattatatataaaacttaaagTAATTGTATATTTGTTATGTATTTGAGTGATTTTGGTGAAATTATGAGCATCAGATGCAGGGACAATATTCTTCTAATTTAGACtgattaaaatgtttaaaataatgATAGATGTATGTAGTATATGATCATCTTTTGTGTTATGGACCCTCTAATACCACAATCCACATGGCACACCTACCATTCCAGCCTATACAGTTTCCCTTCCTGACCCATGTGTCGTCTCTTAAACTTTTTGGGAAAGTACAATTTCCCTAATATTATTTCCcatcatataataatttcataaattcacaacttttatGTATACTTggtcttattattattttttttatgtgtatttttttaGGGTATATTATTCCTAAAGGATGGAGAATATACGTATATACAAGGGAGTTGAATTACGATCCAAGACTTTATCCCGATCCATATTCATTCAATCCATGGAGATGGATGGTTAGTATCGTTGAATCACGCGTATCCTATAATATCAACGctgaatttgatttttaaatcggagttaacaaataattatgGTTCTAATTATAGGATAAGAAcctggaacaccaaaactcatttttggTATTTGGAGGTGGTACTAGACAATGTCCTGGAAAGGAACTTGGTGTAGCAGAAATTTCCACATTTCTTCATTACTTCGTAACAAAATACAGGTATTTAATATAaacatgtataaaaaaaattattaattttgtcgCGTATTTATGATCTGTTACTAAATTGAAGTTTTATTATGGTTTATGCAGATGGGAAGAAATAGGTGGAGATAAACTGATGAAATTCCCAAGAGTTGAAGCACCAAATGGTCTACGGATTAGAGTTTCAGCTCACTAACTATCAATTCATGAATGTacagagaaaaaaaattcaaaaaaaaagagaagagattTGTAGGATGCAAAGCTAAGAGTAACATGGGATGTACAACTTAATTATTATTCCCGCTAACATAATCACGAATTAAACACAATTTTTTGCAGAGTTGATAATCTTATACCGTGGTAATTACTTTTACGCCTTTGTTATAAAGCAAAAAAACatacaataaatgaataaaCCCGAAATCATTGAAGTACCGGcgcaaaaaaatgaaaattagtaAGTACAAGCCCAATTAACCTTTCTTTTTGTTGACCGGCCCACACATTAATCAAAGCCCATATACCTTTCTATATGTTAACCGGCCCATACATATTCAAAGCCCATTAACCTTTCTGAATGAAGACCGGCCCACATATTGAAGCCCATTAACTTTACTTTATTTGACCGGTCCATACATAGTTAAGGCCCATTAACACAGGAATTCTCAGTGTATAGTAACTCAACAGTTTTAGTAgtgaattttataatttattatttaaagtaCTATAGAAGGTTGTTTTaagtacaaaatttatatataattaaataaaataaattatctctttttaatattaaattcttttgaactttgaatacatcaaattttatattaataaataatatttttactataGGATCCAAGATAACGTAAGACAAACAAATGGtttacaattttattattacaattagtttttattttcataaatgatAATGTTACTGAAGTTAAATGCTATATATGTTTTAGGAATACTTCTATTGTATCTAGTCTCATGAGAATAAAATAAGCAACTCTACcttgttatttttttggtaaatatgtataaattaatgtattctattaaaattagttataagttacaaattttaatcaacacttttaaatattaacaataaaCTGATAATAAatctatttatatttcattacttacaaaaattagaaaattgttttaacaattatttattttatattgtaattattaatttaagcCTACAAAATAAACCCTACAAACCCAATAATTGTTACTTATATCTATAATATATTGGATCTCCTTTatataattgatgaataattaatatttattcattattaattttatatatttattagaaataaactcatcttttttttaataattaatgtcTGAAAATTAGGATATGTGGCTCTTTTGAGTATTAGATTCTCTTTCACTACTAGAGAATAATGATCATCAAAGTTGCAGTATTCTGAACTTCTTGTAAAGTAATTTGTAATTGTTGATgacgataaaaaaaatatatgctaCACATCCATAAACAATTTACTCttgatatttttaaactttttgagCTGATTCGTCGGGAAGCAAcacttgtattttcttcattGATAATTGCATGCGGCCACTTATGCTTcataaatatgttaaaaataattttgtaaattataaaaaaggataaatatatcaaaataagtttcatgaattgaaaaaggaaaggaaattaTCCAATTGTTAGAgaaatttgtaaaattattattattattattattattattattatttgcaAATTGTTTAATAAAGTCAATTTTCCATGATTCAATACTCGAACTAACCACAAGTATAGcattcccttttattttttcacttaaaattaagacctatttatttatttatttatttatttatttattaatacgCTTTCGGACCTGACTAGTTttctcctattttttattattaactttgtgttatgagattattttttgttaattcaaCCGCAATTAAAGGTCTAATTTCAAACACTTGGCTTAAAAGCTTTAAACTTTACGTATGTCGTACACCTATAAGCTTTAAGCTTTTACTAAATTATTACTTCCTCTGTTCACTTTATGTGTTCATAATAAATTTTGCACATATTTCAAGAAATTACAAATTAAgtactatattttttaatcataatatcCATATTAATTAGGTATATTTTGTGGACTTAGAATGAATTATCGATGCCAAAgtactatattttttaatcatgatATCCATATTAATTAGGTATAGTTTTAGGGGACTTAGAAATGAATAATCGAtgctaaaaataaaacaaataagaaaattattttcttttgatatactaataaaataaataaaataaaactttatttttgatagataaagtaaaaataaaccaTCATAATAATTATTAGAATTCTTCATTGTAACGGTTGGCTTAAAAATGCGAATGTTTTACAAGTTGGATACAAAAAAACAATtccatattttatatttctttcgTAATAAAATAGATTCATATATATGGTTATGGTTATTGACTTTATCAAAAGTATGCAATATCTGTCTTGTACTTGCCGTTATTGACAACATGGCTCAGATTTCgtagtttaaataaaattatttgtaaatatCATTtgaataactttattttataaaaaaattttgaataactttacttcataaaagaaaaactatgtattgataaaatataaaacttaaactATAAGCGATTTATATGCATAGAGTCATGTTGCCAATAACGGCTAATATAGGAAGGGCATTGCATGCTTTTGACAAAGTCAGTAACAATAATATTTTCCCACACCCTACACGTGTCATCAACCTATACTATGACTTTCAATGTATAAAAGCTCTTCCCATTTCTCTTCATTTCtcactaaacaaaaaaaaatatatattcttccCATTGCTATAGTATTagcaaaatttaaaaagaaaaaaaaaattctctcaaaATGGCTACTGTTCCTTTGAAAGATGAGCTAGACATTGTGATACCAACCATTAGAAATTTAGATTTTCTTGAGATGTGGAGGCCATTTTTCGAAcaatatcatttaattattgTACAAGATGGTGATCCTTCAAAGACTATTAAAGTACCTGATGGCTTTGATTATGAGCTCTACAATCGTAATGATATTAACAAAATTTTGGGTCCGAGGGCTTCTTGTATTTCATTCAAAGACTCGGCTTGTCGTTGCTTTGGTTATATGGTGTCCAAGAAGAAGTATATTTACACTATTGATGATGATTGCTTCGTAAGACAACGATCTCCTTTTATTATATGGTGTTTGTAggtttttatattttgacattGTTTTGGTTTTTGTGAAAATTGAATTGATAGGTTGCAAAGGACCCAAGTGGGAAAGATATTAATGCATTGGAACAACACATAAAGAATCTTCTTTGTCCATCAACTCCCTATTTTTTCAACACACTTTATGATCCATTTAGAGATGGTGCTGATTTTGTGCGTGGATACCCTTTTAGTCTACGTGAGGGTGTTTCAACTGCAGTCTCTCATGGATTATGGCTCAACATTCCTGATTATGATGCACCTACTCAACTTGTCAAGCCTCTTGAGAGGAATACTAGGTCTCctctttattaattttacttatatacGTTGACAGTATAAAAGATTTTTATTGGTgacttttagaaataaaaattatatatgaagttTAAATTCTGAAATCGTATTGATAGGTATGTTGATACGGTGTTGACGATCCCTAAGGGTACACTCTTCCCAATGTGCGGTATGAACCTGGCATTTGACCGTGATCTTATTGGTCCTGCTATGTACTTTGGTCTCATGGGAGATGGTCAACCTATTGGACGTTACGACGATATGTGGGCTGGTTGGTGCTGCAAGGTTCgctacttttattttatgtgattgaAATATGTGGATATTTTTTACGTATTAGTGCATAAAACTTAAACTCTGAGTGAATTGTCAGGTTATATGTGATCACTTGGGATTGGGTATCAAGACTGGATTACCCTACATCTACCACAGCAAGGCTAGTAATCCATTTGTAAATCTGAAGAAAGAGTACAATGGAATATTCTGGCAAGAAGAAATAATTCCATTTTTTCAGCAAATGAACCTGTCTAAAGAGTCAACTACTGTCcagaaatgctatgttgaaATGGCCAAGCAGGTTAATGAAAAACTTGGGAAAATTGATCCTTATTTTGTGAAGCTTTCTGATGCTATGATCACTTGGATTGAAGCTTGGGATGAGCTCAATCCTCCTGCTAAAGACTCTGCCAAAGCTACTAATGCTGCttccaaataaattatttcatagtttttttattttgtaacttCTTAGTTTACTTGCAGTATCTTATTGCTTtggatttatataattttgtcgtTGTATACACACCACCCCTCACACTAAAGGAGCTAGTCATGTCCGAAGTTGTTACCTTAACCACAAGTAGGGGATGCCGGAGGCTGGTCTAGTGAACTTGAGAGTTGTAGGGGAAGTCTATATTTGGAGTATTTGTGGGCGTAAAACTCATCCTTTAATTCCTGTAAACTGTAATAAACCATAAGGTCTTCACTTTTATGCGAAGATcagatgaaaattttaattttcttctctttcctACAAAACCTGTGCTCTCTACCATCCATCTTTTGAAATATCTGATTAACAAATGATTAAGcaacaattaataataaaaaggacCCTTGGCATGTTTAGAATTTACTAATCCCAAATCAATACTCAGATATACTCTAATTAA
This window of the Solanum pennellii chromosome 2, SPENNV200 genome carries:
- the LOC107009077 gene encoding cytochrome P450 85A1 → MAFFLIFLSSFFGLCIFCTALLRWNQVKYSNKNLPPGTMGWPLFGETTEFLKLGPSFMKNQRARYGSFFKSHILGCPTIVSMDPELNRYILVNEAKGLVPGYPQSMIDILGKCNIAAVNGSAHKYMRGALLSLISPTMIRDQLLPKIDEFMRSHLTNWDNKVIDIQEKTNKMAFLSSLKQIAGIESTSLAQEFMSEFFNLVLGTLSLPINLPNTNYHRGFQARKTIVNLLQTLIEERRASKEIQHDMLGYLMNEEATRFKLTDDEMIDLIITILYSGYETVSTTSMMAVKYLHDHPKVLEELRKEHMAIREKKKPQDPIDYNDYKSMRFTRAVILETSRLATIVNGVLRKTTQDMEINGYIIPKGWRIYVYTRELNYDPRLYPDPYSFNPWRWMDKNLEHQNSFLVFGGGTRQCPGKELGVAEISTFLHYFVTKYRWEEIGGDKLMKFPRVEAPNGLRIRVSAH
- the LOC107011640 gene encoding probable UDP-arabinopyranose mutase 1 → MATVPLKDELDIVIPTIRNLDFLEMWRPFFEQYHLIIVQDGDPSKTIKVPDGFDYELYNRNDINKILGPRASCISFKDSACRCFGYMVSKKKYIYTIDDDCFVAKDPSGKDINALEQHIKNLLCPSTPYFFNTLYDPFRDGADFVRGYPFSLREGVSTAVSHGLWLNIPDYDAPTQLVKPLERNTRYVDTVLTIPKGTLFPMCGMNLAFDRDLIGPAMYFGLMGDGQPIGRYDDMWAGWCCKVICDHLGLGIKTGLPYIYHSKASNPFVNLKKEYNGIFWQEEIIPFFQQMNLSKESTTVQKCYVEMAKQVNEKLGKIDPYFVKLSDAMITWIEAWDELNPPAKDSAKATNAASK